The following proteins are encoded in a genomic region of Chloroflexota bacterium:
- a CDS encoding helix-turn-helix transcriptional regulator gives MVLQHDPPDEPCYIISVAAKLVGLHPQTLRYYERIGLIRPSRSRGNVRLYSPQDVERLRKIVRLTDELGVNLAGVEVILNMTERMEEMRRQMEEMRLAMEAEIARLQAQLEGSE, from the coding sequence ATGGTTCTTCAACACGACCCGCCTGACGAACCTTGCTATATCATTAGCGTAGCTGCCAAACTAGTGGGGTTGCACCCCCAGACGCTGCGCTATTACGAACGGATTGGTCTCATTAGGCCGTCGCGCTCCAGAGGGAACGTGCGCCTCTACTCTCCGCAAGATGTCGAGCGACTGCGGAAAATCGTCCGTCTTACCGACGAACTCGGGGTGAATTTGGCCGGAGTAGAGGTTATCCTCAATATGACCGAGCGCATGGAGGAGATGCGTCGCCAGATGGAAGAGATGCGCCTGGCGATGGAGGCAGAAATCGCCCGTTTACAGGCCCAATTGGAAGGGTCAGAATGA